In Fibrobacter sp. UWR4, the genomic stretch ACACCAACTATAGTTTACTTTTGTAACAAAAATATATACAATCCACAACATCGTCCTATCACGGAACCAACTAATCCCTCAAATAAGGGGCAAAATGTTAAAATTTCCCCTTTTTCGATACTTTCATTTTTTGTAAAACAGTTCAACTCCTTATTTTACAAAGCATTATGATTTCGTTACGTATTTTTATACATATTTTGTAAAACACAAGCACTTGAAAACGGCTTTTTTGGGTCAAAAAAAGCAGATTTTTTTGTGTTAGCACCCATTGCCGTAGAGAACGAGCTTTTCTATTTTTTCCCCCGATGAAGAGAACTGAACTACAGAATCTCCAGCACGCATTCCAGGGTGCTGCACCGACCGCCAAGGCTATCCAGAAAGTCGGCTGGGCTTGTGGTTCTGTTTCTGTTTTCAGTTCTAGTGATTTTAAGGCAAAGGCATTTCGCTTTTGCCATTTTTTTTGCCCGCAGAACGTCATCCTGAGCAAAGTGCGCAGCACGGAGTCGAAGGATCCAGTAAAGGTTCATTATGGATTCTTCGGCCATTCTGGCCTCAGAATGACGACGAATACATCGGGCAATGTTATCAGGTTTTAGAGATTAACAAGTAAAAAGGTAACACGATGAACGATAAATTCAACTGGAAAGCAAAGCGCGATCGCAAGGCATTTTTGGCCTTGGCAGATGGCACCGTATTCCACGGCTACGCATTCGGCGACGCCAAGGACACCGTAGGCGAAGCTGTGTTCAACACGGGCATGGCTGGTTACAAGCAGATTCTTACCGACCCCTCCTACGCAGGTCAGTTCGTGGTGTTCACCACCGCTGAAGTGGGCGCCTACTCCGCCAAGAGCGAAAAGTCCGAATCCCGCCAGGTCTTCTTGAACGGTATCGTCATCAACGACCTTTGCGACGCTTCCGAAAACGTGGGCGAAGAATCCCTGGACTCCTACATGAAGGCCCAGAAGAAGCCGGGCATTGCAGGTGTGGACACCCGCGCCCTCACGCTGCACCTCCGCGACAACGGCGCCCAGAAGGCTTACCTCCATGTCGAGAATTTTGACATGAGCGAGGCCGACGCGGTTCAAAAAGCGAAGGAATGGATCGGCTTGGACGGTCAGGACTACGCTTCCGTGGTCAGCGACCCCAACGGTTACGAATTCTCTACCGAGGGCAAGTACAATGTGGTGGCTCTGGATTTCGGTATCAAGACCAACATCCTTCGCGACCTTGCAAGCCAGGACATGAAGGTGACCGTCATGCCCATCAACACTACCTTCGAGCAGATTCAGGCCAAGAATCCCGATGGCGTGTTCCTCTCCAACGGTCCTGCCGACCCCAACTCTCTACCCCAGGTTGCAGCTCTCGTAAAGCAGCTCCTTGGCAAGTATCCTCTCATGGGCATCTGCCTGGGTAACCAGCTCTTGGGTCTCGCCCTGGGCGCCAAGGTTTCCAAGTTGAAGTTCGGCCATCACGGTTGCAACCATCCGGTCAAGTACCTGAAGACCGGCGCCGTGGAAATTACCAGCCAGAACCACAACTACGCCATCGACGAAACTAGCTTGCCGGCCAACGTGGAAGTCACCCACATCAACCTGAACGACAACACCGTAGAAGGCATCCGCTGCAAGGACGTTCCTGCATTCAGCGTGCAGTACCATCCGGAATCCGCTCCGGGACCCAACGATTCCTACTACCTGTTCGAAGAATTTAAGCAGATGATCGAGGAATTTAAGAGGGGCTAGGATTTAGGGGCTAGGGGCTAGTGTAAAGAATCGCGCCATAGGCGCACAACACGATGAGAGCCAAAGGCTCTCCACTAACCTCTAGGTTCAATCTACCTCAAAGCCACGAAGTGGCGACCTGAACAAAGTTTATTAAAGAGGAATACACAATATGCCTAAGCGTACAGACCTCAAGAAGATTATGCTCATTGGCTCCGGCCCGATCGTTATCGGCCAGGGCTGCGAATTCGACTACTCCGGCGTACAGGCCTGTAAGGTGCTGCGTCGCGAAGGTTACGAAGTGGTGCTGGTGAACAGCAACCCGGCAACCATCATGACCGACCCGGAAATGGCCGACCGTACCTACATCGAGCCCCTGAACGTGGACATTCTCCACGAAATCATCCGCCGCGAACGCCCGGACGCATTGCTCCCCACTCTGGGTGGCCAGACCGCCCTGAACCTCGCCATGGAACTCCACGAAAAGGGCATTCTCAGCCGCTACAACGTGGAACTCATCGGTGCAAAGGCCGAATCCATCGCCCGCGCCGAAGACCGTAAGCTCTTCAAGGACGCCATGCTCTCCATCGGCCTGGACCTCCCCCGCTCCGGTTCCGCACACTCCATGAGCGAAGCCAAGGCAATCGCCCAGACCATCGGCAGCTGGCCTTTGATTATCCGCCCGGGCTTTACCCTGGGTGGTACCGGTGGCGGTATCGCACACAGCGAAGACGAATTCGAAGCCATCGTGAACCGCGGCCTCGACGCCTCCCTCAACAACGAAGTCTTGATCGAAGAATCCCTCCTGGGCTGGAAGGAATTCGAAATGGAAGTCATGCGCGATAAGAAGGGCAATGCCGTTATCGTCTGCTCCATCGAAAACCTGGACCCCATGGGCGTTCACACCGGCGACTCCATTACTGTGGCCCCGATCCAGTCTCTTGACGATCGCGCCTACCAGGCCATGCGTGACGACTCCCTGAAGGTCATGGAAGCTATCGGCGTCGAAACCGGTGGATCCAACGTTCAGTGGTCCATCAACCCTGTGACCGGCCGCCGCATCATTATCGAAATGAACCCCCGCGTAAGCCGCTCCTCTGCACTTGCTTCCAAGGCAACCGGCTTCCCCATCGCAAAGATTGCAGCACTCCTCGCTGTGGGCTACACTCTCGACGAACTGAAGAACGACATTACCCAATCTACTCCCAGCTGCTTCGAACCGGCTCTGGACTACGTCGTCACCAAGGTTCCTCGCTTCACCTTCGAAAAGTTCCCCAAGGCAGACAGCACTCTTGGCACCCAGATGAAGTCCGTGGGCGAAGCCATGGCTATCGGCTCCAACTTCAAGCAGTCCATGCAGAAGGCCCTGCGCTCCCTGGAAACTGGTTTCGGCGGCTTCGGCGCCTGCGCCAAGTGCGAACAGTACCTGGCTTACGACGACGAGACCTTGGCCAAGGAAGTTGCCCGCCCCAGTGCAGAACGCATCTTCGTGGTCTATGCCGCCTTCCGCCGCGGTTGGGACGTCGAAAAGCTTTACGAAATCACAAAGATCGACCGTTACTTCCTGCGTCATTTGGAAGAACTGGCCCAGTTCGAAGACGAAATCCGCGCCGCAGGCTCCCTCGAAGCCCTCTGCAAGGACAAGGACCTGTTCCGCCAGGCCAAGGAATTCGGCTATAGCGACATCCAGATCGGCTACATCTTCGGCAAGACTCCGGAAGAAGTCATGGCCGCACGTAACGCCATCAGCCTGAAGCCCAGCTACTACTCCGTAGATACCTGCGCCGGCGAATTTGAAGCAGTCACTCCGTACTACTACTCCTGCTATGCAGACCACACCGAGCCCGTCCGCGAAGTTCCGAACCGCGACAAGAAAAAGCGCATCATGGTGCTGGGCGGTGGCCCGAACCGTATCGGCCAGGGAATCGAATTCGACTACTGCTGCTGCCACGCTGCATTCACCCTGAAGAAGCAGGGCTACGAAGTCATCATGGTGAACAGCAACCCGGAAACAGTTTCAACGGACTACGACACTTCTGACAAGCTTTACTTTGAACCGCTGACCCTCGAAGATGTCATGGGCATCTACGAACGCGAAAACTGCTACGGCGTTATCGTTCAGTTCGGTGGCCAGACTCCGCTTAACTTGGCAATGCGCCTGAAGAAGGCCGGCGCCAATGTGGTGGGAACAAGCCCCGAGGATATCGACCTTGCCGAAGACCGCGACTTCTTTAAGCAGCTGGTTGACAAGGTGGGCATCAAGCAGGCCGCTTCCGGCATCGCCCACAATGTGGAAGAAGCCCTCGCCATCGTGGAAGAAATCGGCTACCCCGTTCTCGTGCGCCCCAGCTTCGTGCTCGGCGGCCGCGGCATGGTGATCGTCTATAAGGAAAAGTATCTCCGCAAGTTCGTGGAAGAGGCTGCAGCCATCGGCGAAGGCAAGCCTATCCTTATCGACCGCTTCCTGGAAGACGCAACCGAACTTGACGTGGACTGCATCAGCGACGGCAAGACCACCGTGGTGGGCGCCATCATGGAACACGTGGAACCCGCAGGCATCCACTCCGGCGACTCCGCAAGCGTCATCCCGCCCATGACCCTCAGCAAGGACCTGCAGGAAAAGGTCCGCGGCTACGCCAAGGAGTTCGCAAAGGAACTCCATGTGGTAGGCCTCATGAACATGCAGCTCGCCGTCAAGGATGGCGAACTCTACATGATCGAAGTGAACCCCCGCGCCTCCCGCACCGTGCCCTTCGTTTCCAAGTCCATCGGCGTGCCTCTGGCAAGCTACGCAAGCCGTTGCATGCTGGGCGAAACCCTCGAAGAAATCGGCTTCACTGAAGAAGTCCATGTTCCGTACGTGAGCGTGAAGGAAGCCGTGTTCCCCTTCGTGAAGTTCCCGGGCGTTGACGTGACCCTCTCCCCGGAAATGAAGTCCACCGGCGAAGTCATGAGCCTGGATCGCGACCGCGGCCTTGCCTACCTCAAGAGCCAGCTGGCCTCCGGCAACCGCATCCCGGGCCAGGGCAACATCTTCGTCTCCCTCAAGGACGAGGACAAGGCCCGCACAGTGCCCCTGATCCGCCAGCTGGTGGAACTGGGCTACGGCCTCTACGCCACCCGCGGCACCTCCACCATGCTCTACAACGAAGGCATCAAGACACGCGCCGTGTTCCGCATTTCCCGCGGCCGCCCGAACCTGCTGGACCTCATCCACGACAAGGAAGTCCAGTGGATCGTGAACACCAGCGAGACCGGCGCCGAAGCCATGGTCGATGAAATCCAGATGCGCAGCAAGGCAGTGGTCAGCGGCGTGCCTATCACCACCACCATCGCCGCCCTCACCTCCACCGTCGAAGGCCTCATGGACAAGCACGACTACGGTAGATTCGAAGTCTGCAGCCTGCAGGAATATCATCGTCACATCGTGAAGTAATGGGCGTTGCCCTTACGGGCCGGCCCCTTGCGCTATAAAAAGAGAGACCAGGAAATATTCCTGGTCTCTCTTTTTGTCGTTCAGCCGCTTCGCGTCCGACCCCATACGGGCTGCGGGGCCTAACGCGAAAGCAGATAACACAACATTCGATTAAATAAAAAAACTTACTTAACACCAATCAATTTTTGTTGTTTTTCCACGGCATCAATAAAGTTCTTATTTCCAGTCATGTCGGCCAAACATTCCAAGTGAGCCAACCTTGTCATCTTAGGAACACTATCATAGTATGAAGGTGATTTATCTTCATTTCCGTACATGATAGCATCAATAACATCCTGATTGTCTGTAAAATCAAAGATGTTCTTGTTTCCCATATCGGAGAAATTGTATGATTTTAGTTTGCCAACTTTTCCCGATAATTGCTGGGTCAGACGCATCGATTCAAAGGAAGAAACAAATGAGGAAGACTGCAACAAAGATGCACACATTCGCTTCATTGATTCCAATCGTTGTCTTTCATCACCAATGATTTTTGCATGCTTTTTGATGGCCTCCTTAGCTTGTTGTAGATATTCCATCGCCTCTTTGCAATTACTTTCATTTTGCAGATGATAAACCAAACCAAATCGATGTGCCAGGAAATTACGGACTTCAACAAGTTCCTTCAATTCAGCTTCACGTCTTTCGTAGTGTTCCCTTGTTTGTTCTGGATTTTCAGCATCGACAAAGTTGAACTTGCTTTGGAATTTAATGAATTCACCTTCGGTAAGGTCATCTACAGGCATTCCATAATACTTATCAAGGTATTCGTGGACAACTCCACCAAGGCAATCCCTATTATCTTGCCAATGAAATTCCAAGGGTTTAGGCTGTTTCAACTCTTCTAAGGATTTGAATTCCATCTCTAAACATGCCTGTTCCACCATGTACTTCATTGTCCACTCTATGCGTTGGCATAGGTGAATTAGTGCTCCAAGTAGAATATAAATGTCTTTTGATGAAAAACTCATTTAATACTTATGAGAAGGGGTAATAAAACTCCAAAACTTGTCCGCTTCATTTTCATCTAAATAACTTGAAGACAAACCATCACATGAACCGTCAAGAAGATTAAAGAATGCCGTTTCAATGATAGCATTCCCCTCAACAATACCATTGTATTGTAAAGTATTCGCTAAAAAATGTTCATTTGGAACAAATTTCATCTTTCGGCAGGGAAATGTATTCGTGGGACGATTTGAATATACGTATGCAACCATATTTCGATTATATGGAATTGCCAAAGATTTTGCGGTTCTTTGATACACCATTACACGCATAAATGATTTTATGTTGCAAATTTCATCAAGGATTTCATTTCCTTCTCTTTCGGTAGAAAAATTGAAAAAAATATGTCGCTGGTCAATGGTTGGTTTGGGGTCATATCCCAGCCCTTTTAATTTTCCAATATCGACACTTCCACGAATATAAACTGTAGTTTCGTATTTCATTTTCAATTCTCAATTCGTCCTACTACAGACTCTTTTTTATTTGAATCTTCTTCACGTTTTTTGATAATTGACTCAACTTCATCCAAATCTGTAGCCAAATTGTCTCCATGGTCATCATACAAGGAACACCACTCATTAACTGATTCGTGACCAGCCATGGCAACATTCCAACGGTCTAACGCAATCTCACAAGAATCTGATAGTGTGGTCTCTATTTCACATTCCGGGCAATACATCTTAAACCTCAATACACCATTCATGTAAGAGCGTATTTGAGGAACAGAACCACAACCACATTTTAGTACGGGTTCTTTTGGTTCAAATTGCTTAGTATGTACATTGCCAGTCATATCACTTCTTACCAGCATCATACTCTGCCTTATCCTCAGCTGCCATCGAAGAAATAAAAGATTCTCCAATGGCATTGTAAGGCATTTTCACAAGATTGCTTACCAATTCTTTATCTTCGTCTTCAAAGGTAATCAGACCAAAATACTTCTCAAAGAATTGACGTAATTTGGCGATGACATCTGCTTTCTTTTCGGCTCGGATTCCACCACCAAATCGGGACATCCTAGGCATGATATTGGCGATATCTGTACCGGATTCATCCAGTTCGCCATCCCTGAAAGAATTGATGATGAATTCCCTTGTCTCTTCTTCCTTCAGGTTTTCATCAGAAATGATTTGAACAAGGTCGTTTTCCTGTTGTTCCTTGACAAACTCCTTCCAATCCTTGTCAACATCGGTATCGACATTAACCTTCTTCACAAAGGCTTCAATCAGTTCGCGTTTGCTGCGGAGTTCAACACTAGCATTTAGGGCTTTGGTGATTTGAGCCTTAATCTTCTTATCCTTGCAGTTACTGTCATGATATT encodes the following:
- the carB gene encoding carbamoyl-phosphate synthase large subunit; protein product: MPKRTDLKKIMLIGSGPIVIGQGCEFDYSGVQACKVLRREGYEVVLVNSNPATIMTDPEMADRTYIEPLNVDILHEIIRRERPDALLPTLGGQTALNLAMELHEKGILSRYNVELIGAKAESIARAEDRKLFKDAMLSIGLDLPRSGSAHSMSEAKAIAQTIGSWPLIIRPGFTLGGTGGGIAHSEDEFEAIVNRGLDASLNNEVLIEESLLGWKEFEMEVMRDKKGNAVIVCSIENLDPMGVHTGDSITVAPIQSLDDRAYQAMRDDSLKVMEAIGVETGGSNVQWSINPVTGRRIIIEMNPRVSRSSALASKATGFPIAKIAALLAVGYTLDELKNDITQSTPSCFEPALDYVVTKVPRFTFEKFPKADSTLGTQMKSVGEAMAIGSNFKQSMQKALRSLETGFGGFGACAKCEQYLAYDDETLAKEVARPSAERIFVVYAAFRRGWDVEKLYEITKIDRYFLRHLEELAQFEDEIRAAGSLEALCKDKDLFRQAKEFGYSDIQIGYIFGKTPEEVMAARNAISLKPSYYSVDTCAGEFEAVTPYYYSCYADHTEPVREVPNRDKKKRIMVLGGGPNRIGQGIEFDYCCCHAAFTLKKQGYEVIMVNSNPETVSTDYDTSDKLYFEPLTLEDVMGIYERENCYGVIVQFGGQTPLNLAMRLKKAGANVVGTSPEDIDLAEDRDFFKQLVDKVGIKQAASGIAHNVEEALAIVEEIGYPVLVRPSFVLGGRGMVIVYKEKYLRKFVEEAAAIGEGKPILIDRFLEDATELDVDCISDGKTTVVGAIMEHVEPAGIHSGDSASVIPPMTLSKDLQEKVRGYAKEFAKELHVVGLMNMQLAVKDGELYMIEVNPRASRTVPFVSKSIGVPLASYASRCMLGETLEEIGFTEEVHVPYVSVKEAVFPFVKFPGVDVTLSPEMKSTGEVMSLDRDRGLAYLKSQLASGNRIPGQGNIFVSLKDEDKARTVPLIRQLVELGYGLYATRGTSTMLYNEGIKTRAVFRISRGRPNLLDLIHDKEVQWIVNTSETGAEAMVDEIQMRSKAVVSGVPITTTIAALTSTVEGLMDKHDYGRFEVCSLQEYHRHIVK
- the carA gene encoding glutamine-hydrolyzing carbamoyl-phosphate synthase small subunit; protein product: MNDKFNWKAKRDRKAFLALADGTVFHGYAFGDAKDTVGEAVFNTGMAGYKQILTDPSYAGQFVVFTTAEVGAYSAKSEKSESRQVFLNGIVINDLCDASENVGEESLDSYMKAQKKPGIAGVDTRALTLHLRDNGAQKAYLHVENFDMSEADAVQKAKEWIGLDGQDYASVVSDPNGYEFSTEGKYNVVALDFGIKTNILRDLASQDMKVTVMPINTTFEQIQAKNPDGVFLSNGPADPNSLPQVAALVKQLLGKYPLMGICLGNQLLGLALGAKVSKLKFGHHGCNHPVKYLKTGAVEITSQNHNYAIDETSLPANVEVTHINLNDNTVEGIRCKDVPAFSVQYHPESAPGPNDSYYLFEEFKQMIEEFKRG